From Methanosphaera cuniculi, one genomic window encodes:
- the cbiM gene encoding cobalt ECF transporter S component CbiM — MHIMEGYLPPEWCAVWYILAIPVVIYGLISIKRAVAETDQAKPLLALAGAYMFILSSLKMPSVTGSCSHPCGNGLGAVLFGPAATSVLAVIVLLFQAILLAHGGLTTLGANIMSMGIIGPVCGWLVWKGLRKANVSGSISMFFTAFVADLLTYVMTAIELSLAFPKPTFVSAFTTFFVIFAITQIPLAIAEGILTTIIYDYIFKERPDILVKLHIISQEDVSKAQLNAGVN; from the coding sequence ATGCACATTATGGAAGGTTACTTGCCTCCTGAATGGTGTGCTGTATGGTATATACTAGCAATCCCTGTAGTTATCTATGGATTAATATCAATTAAAAGAGCAGTAGCAGAAACTGATCAAGCTAAACCATTATTAGCATTAGCTGGTGCATATATGTTTATATTATCATCACTAAAAATGCCATCAGTAACTGGAAGTTGTTCACATCCATGTGGTAACGGATTAGGTGCAGTATTATTTGGTCCTGCAGCAACCTCAGTATTAGCAGTAATCGTACTTTTATTCCAAGCTATCCTTCTTGCACACGGTGGACTAACAACCTTAGGTGCAAATATAATGTCAATGGGTATTATAGGACCTGTTTGTGGTTGGTTAGTATGGAAAGGATTAAGAAAAGCAAATGTATCAGGATCAATATCAATGTTCTTCACAGCATTTGTAGCAGATTTATTAACATATGTAATGACAGCAATTGAATTATCATTAGCATTCCCAAAACCTACATTCGTATCAGCATTTACAACATTCTTTGTAATATTTGCTATTACACAAATACCACTTGCTATTGCAGAAGGTATACTTACAACAATCATCTATGACTACATATTCAAAGAAAGACCAGATATTCTTGTAAAATTACATATTATATCACAAGAAGATGTATCAAAAGCACAACTTAATGCAGGAGTTAATTAA
- the pyrF gene encoding orotidine-5'-phosphate decarboxylase, whose amino-acid sequence MKVKNQIILALDVEDKDEAYKILDQTTPYLNTIKIGYPITLALGPQIIQQIKDDYNVQIIADFKVADIDATNEKIVNTTLNWGADSIIVHGFTGDDSVLAAKNMAEKNNKEIFLLTEMSHPGADRFLKPVAEEIAQMGVDMGIKNYVAPATKTDRLAKIREIVGDEAFIISPGVGVQGGKIQDTLKYADAAIIGRSIYNSDNPQQTLEDLINMI is encoded by the coding sequence ATGAAAGTAAAAAACCAAATAATACTAGCATTAGATGTAGAAGATAAAGATGAAGCTTACAAAATACTAGATCAAACCACACCATATCTTAACACAATAAAAATAGGATATCCTATAACACTAGCACTAGGACCTCAAATAATACAACAAATAAAAGATGACTACAACGTACAAATAATAGCAGACTTTAAAGTAGCAGATATCGATGCAACCAACGAAAAAATAGTAAACACAACACTAAACTGGGGAGCAGACTCAATAATAGTACATGGTTTCACAGGAGATGACAGTGTACTAGCTGCTAAAAATATGGCTGAAAAAAATAATAAGGAAATATTCCTTCTTACAGAAATGTCACACCCTGGAGCTGATCGATTCTTAAAACCAGTAGCTGAAGAAATTGCACAAATGGGAGTAGATATGGGAATAAAAAACTACGTAGCACCAGCAACAAAGACTGATAGACTTGCAAAAATAAGAGAAATTGTTGGTGATGAAGCATTTATTATATCACCAGGTGTAGGAGTTCAAGGTGGAAAAATCCAAGATACACTAAAATATGCAGATGCAGCTATTATAGGACGAAGTATATATAACTCAGATAATCCACAACAAACACTAGAAGATCTAATAAATATGATCTAA
- a CDS encoding energy-coupling factor ABC transporter substrate-binding protein, whose amino-acid sequence MVQAKTIIGLIIVAILIVLPLALYSGHGEDDGYFGGSDDQGGEEIEKMDPGYEVWAQPIWEPPSGEIESLIFCLETAIGSIILGYVFGYWGGQDKAKKGKN is encoded by the coding sequence ATGGTTCAAGCAAAAACAATAATTGGATTAATAATTGTAGCAATTCTTATCGTTTTACCTCTTGCACTTTATAGTGGACACGGTGAAGATGATGGATACTTTGGAGGATCAGATGACCAAGGTGGAGAAGAAATTGAAAAAATGGATCCTGGATATGAAGTTTGGGCACAACCAATTTGGGAACCACCTAGTGGAGAAATTGAAAGTCTAATCTTCTGTCTTGAAACAGCTATCGGATCAATCATCTTAGGTTATGTCTTTGGATACTGGGGAGGACAAGATAAAGCTAAAAAAGGAAAAAATTAA
- a CDS encoding deoxyhypusine synthase: MQVKHLEITENMTINEFIKQLDESGVLGAGRIAHATNLLADSIKDPDTQVFLSLAGPMIPGGLRKIVRDLVANKQVDLIISSGANLTHDLVEAFGGNHYKSTGEDDEVLQDSGMGRIADIYTHADDFEVFEEEIQKIFADINQEYKQLSIQEFIYEIGLRIDDDESFIKMAAENNIPIFAPGIIDCMIGLQLWIYTQDHDFILSAAGDMTYLSDCVFKSKHVTACMLGGGLPKHYTLASNILTGGIDAGIQITLDRSEGGSLSGAPLEEAKSWAKAKKGSNLVTVIGDATVLFPLIVAGALDKIKI, translated from the coding sequence ATGCAAGTTAAACATTTAGAAATAACAGAAAATATGACAATAAATGAATTCATAAAACAACTTGATGAATCAGGAGTATTGGGAGCTGGACGAATTGCACATGCAACAAATCTACTTGCTGATTCTATAAAAGATCCGGACACACAAGTATTTCTAAGTCTAGCAGGACCTATGATTCCGGGGGGTTTACGTAAAATTGTACGAGATCTTGTGGCAAACAAACAAGTTGATCTTATAATATCAAGTGGAGCAAACTTAACTCATGACTTAGTTGAAGCATTTGGAGGAAATCATTATAAATCAACAGGAGAAGATGATGAAGTACTACAAGATAGTGGAATGGGAAGAATAGCAGATATATACACACATGCTGATGATTTTGAAGTATTTGAAGAAGAAATACAGAAAATATTTGCAGATATAAACCAAGAATATAAACAACTATCAATCCAGGAATTTATTTATGAAATAGGACTAAGAATTGATGATGATGAATCATTTATTAAAATGGCAGCAGAAAATAATATACCAATATTTGCACCAGGAATAATAGATTGTATGATAGGATTACAACTCTGGATATATACTCAAGATCATGATTTTATCCTTAGTGCAGCAGGTGATATGACCTATTTATCAGATTGTGTATTTAAATCAAAACATGTAACAGCATGTATGCTTGGTGGAGGTCTTCCAAAACATTACACACTAGCATCAAACATACTAACTGGTGGAATTGATGCAGGAATTCAAATAACACTAGATCGAAGTGAAGGTGGAAGTCTTAGTGGTGCACCACTTGAGGAAGCTAAATCATGGGCAAAAGCAAAGAAAGGTTCAAATCTTGTAACAGTAATAGGAGATGCTACAGTGCTATTTCCACTTATCGTAGCAGGAGCACTTGATAAAATAAAAATTTAA